A window of the Lolium perenne isolate Kyuss_39 chromosome 7, Kyuss_2.0, whole genome shotgun sequence genome harbors these coding sequences:
- the LOC127315096 gene encoding F-box protein At1g11270-like, which translates to MASTRRCPLLPDEIISDEILPRLPAKSVLGLRCLSRAWAATLSSDHYIDRYHALHGGRPKIFRIQNESHGEVDEEAKSCAPPPIAVFPMAVTIDWFPRCVTVFWDETTPPAPGPEHPSLAATRCRGLVLLELVPTGIHFVCNPSTGKTRALPEGRTTGCRSPRELSHKYASLGLGYDAPTRRHKVVRVYYRGSDSEGRPASMGCEVYVVNARDEDDSAAGSWRPVTSRPAGWVEPCRPSVFAQGQVYWLGYRKHDLRRGYFRRQEKIMIISFSMSQETFGTVSPPAAMDDEALRMRCLRELGGELCLFSGGSSGHEHRYDVWLLHSTTWDLYCRIEAGMASPEVNRVMRSHRNIYNINILPLAITDNGRRILLARNDSPKDVWVYTPLTGDIQKHLDLDSVVDRKNWLLEVAVYEENVASPGRQLSRDIVLTSSLSTQALSLVLRLLPERTLRRLMCVCRSWCTMIAIHLWYVGQGDLE; encoded by the coding sequence ATGGCTTCCACACGCCGATGCCCGCTCCTCCCCGACGAGATCATCTCCGACGAGATCTTGCCCCGGCTACCGGCCAAGTCCGTGCTCGGGCTCCGCTGCCTCTCCCGTGCCTGGGCGGCCACGCTCTCCTCCGACCACTACATCGACCGCTACCACGCCCTCCACGGCGGGCGtcccaagatcttccgcatccagaaCGAATCCCACGGCGAGGTCGACGAAGAAGCGAAGTCGTGCGCGCCGCCGCCCATTGCCGTCTTCCCTATGGCCGTCACGATCGACTGGTTCCCGCGATGCGTCACGGTGTTCTGGGACGAGACTACGCCTCCGGCGCCCGGGCCCGAGCACCCGAGCCTCGCCGCGACGCGCTGTCGCGGCCTCGTCCTCCTCGAGCTGGTGCCCACGGGGATCCACTTCGTGTGCAACCCGTCCACAGGGAAGACGAGAGCGCTCCCGGAGGGCCGGACCACGGGCTGCCGGAGTCCCCGCGAGCTTTCGCATAAGTACGCGAGCCTAGGGCTCGGCTACGACGCGCCCACCAGGAGACACAAGGTCGTGCGCGTCTACTACCGCGGCAGCGACAGCGAGGGGCGCCCCGCTTCCATGGGATGCGAGGTCTACGTGGTGAACGCCCGCGATGAGGACGACTCCGCCGCCGGTTCGTGGCGACCGGTGACTTCCAGGCCGGCGGGTTGGGTGGAACCGTGCAGACCGAGCGTGTTTGCGCAAGGGCAGGTATACTGGCTAGGCTACCGGAAACACGACCTCCGCAGAGGCTACTTCCGACGTCAGGAGAAGATCATGATCATCTCGTTCTCCATGAGCCAAGAGACCTTCGGGACAGTGTCGCCGCCGGCAGCCATGGATGACGAGGCTCTGCGGATGAGATGTCTGAGAGAGCTTGGCGGGGAGCTGTGCCTCTTCTCAGGGGGATCTTCCGGGCATGAGCATCGTTACGATGTCTGGCTGCTGCATAGCACCACCTGGGATCTCTACTGCCGAATCGAGGCAGGCATGGCATCGCCGGAGGTCAATAGGGTAATGAGAAGTCATCGCAACATTTACAACATCAACATCCTTCCACTCGCTATTACCGACAATGGCCGTCGCATCCTCCTGGCGCGAAATGACTCGCCAAAGGATGTATGGGTATACACCCCATTAACGGGTGACATCCAGAAACACCTCGACTTGGACAGTGTGGTCGACCGCAAGAATTGGCTCTTAGAGGTAGCGGTGTACGAGGAAAATGTTGCGTCTCCCGGAAGACAACTATCAAGGGATATAGTCTTGACCTCCTCGTTGTCTACACAAGCTTTATCCTTGGTGCTACGGCTCTTGCCAGAACGCACCCTCAGAAGGCTTATGTGCGTCTGTCGGAGCTGGTGCACAATGATAGCAATACATCTATGGTACGTTGGACAGGGGGACCTAGAATGA